In Methanocella sp., the following are encoded in one genomic region:
- a CDS encoding S8 family serine peptidase, giving the protein MKGETGKANGRGAGALLRRSALSILVVIILLVASAPVNAGDMSPGISNSSVSTYIVVFNDTLQYKTMAAQSASVQSATSMIASYGGRVECRYSIINGMEVSIPEDRADLLKSLPNVKYVEKDQPVYALLDEAVPQIGADQAWSEGYTGLGVKVAVLDTGVDATHPDLNGTKVIAWRDFTGGNYTTPHDGHGHGTHVSGIIAGTGNASKGIYRGVAPDASLIEGKVLDDNGSGYNSWIISGMEWAVASGAQVISLSLGGNHSQAMDDEVAKVTAEGVVVVVAAGNSGPASNTIKCPGDAPAAITVGAVNKSDVIASFSSRGPNLDGSVKPDVTNVGVNIWSARASGTNTGMGTQYYIQMSGTSMATPMTSGVVALMLQRNSSLTPAQVKSILETTAKPLGGSVPNYIYGWGRVQAKYAVDNATIANTAMTYTYGPRTVWSDMGKNGSVTGRVTSSANLTAGIAGAYVALVNALNVSQEYNHTVTDAYGYYNFTGVNATYSSNLQEGPNGQTGQDYQLGNNMYKIYANKSPYGQGYSVSFGIDTNQSGATTTAVVLYAPPANVTGYGPETVWSDLGLTGIAAGRVTLSVNGSAGIAGAYIALVNASNASQEYNHTISDAYGNYNLTCINATYSSVLGQGPHGQAGQDCINGMNMYKIYANKSPYGEGYSGAFGVDANQSGVVTTSVVIFTKPARIDLVAERQYVAANSSDNITITAYMYDALGYPVADGYNINFTVGNATNNSFMKGGFQWVQGNGSLGSAGNEVSLNNLTQNNLGEASVQYGWVGPSYSGNSSTIWAYSADNASVNASIMVYLDCQSYTYNLTKGWNMISVPLFLQNDSVDAFFPADVRANLTDMWYYSNGNWVYYSGTRGYSPKYAHLTNVTPGQGYWVKLSNNTTFTIIGLNEVSGVSAAGSGWTMFGVKGLDSTNATTVYSGNKDMWYYSNGQWYYYSATRGYSPKYAHLDSLDPGKGYWVHL; this is encoded by the coding sequence ATGAAGGGCGAGACAGGCAAGGCCAATGGCCGAGGGGCAGGCGCGCTGTTACGGCGCTCCGCGCTTTCGATTTTAGTCGTTATCATATTACTGGTAGCCTCGGCGCCAGTTAACGCGGGGGATATGTCCCCGGGTATTTCTAATTCCAGCGTCTCCACTTACATCGTGGTCTTTAACGATACGCTGCAGTATAAGACAATGGCGGCGCAGAGCGCCTCAGTGCAGAGCGCCACCAGCATGATTGCATCGTACGGCGGGCGCGTGGAATGCCGCTACAGCATCATCAACGGCATGGAGGTCTCGATACCCGAGGACAGGGCTGACCTTTTAAAGTCGCTCCCCAATGTCAAATACGTCGAAAAGGACCAGCCCGTCTATGCGTTGCTCGATGAAGCCGTGCCCCAGATCGGCGCGGACCAGGCCTGGTCCGAAGGCTATACGGGCCTCGGCGTTAAGGTCGCCGTCCTCGATACAGGTGTGGACGCGACGCACCCGGACCTGAACGGCACGAAGGTTATCGCCTGGAGGGACTTTACAGGCGGGAATTATACGACTCCCCATGACGGGCATGGCCATGGTACTCACGTATCCGGTATAATTGCGGGTACGGGCAACGCGTCTAAGGGTATATACAGGGGGGTGGCCCCCGATGCCAGCCTGATCGAGGGAAAAGTACTGGACGATAATGGCAGTGGTTATAACTCCTGGATCATATCGGGCATGGAATGGGCCGTTGCCAGCGGGGCACAGGTCATCTCCCTGTCCTTAGGCGGAAACCATTCCCAGGCAATGGACGATGAAGTCGCGAAAGTAACCGCCGAAGGCGTGGTCGTCGTCGTGGCCGCGGGAAATAGCGGCCCTGCCTCGAATACGATCAAGTGCCCAGGGGACGCTCCTGCGGCCATCACCGTGGGCGCTGTAAATAAAAGCGATGTCATCGCCTCGTTCAGCTCACGGGGGCCAAACCTGGATGGCAGCGTCAAGCCCGATGTCACGAACGTCGGCGTAAATATATGGTCAGCCAGGGCCAGCGGCACTAATACGGGTATGGGAACGCAATATTATATACAAATGAGCGGCACTAGCATGGCCACCCCGATGACGTCCGGGGTCGTGGCGCTCATGCTCCAGCGCAACAGCAGCCTGACGCCGGCGCAGGTTAAGTCGATCCTCGAGACGACGGCAAAGCCTCTGGGCGGCAGCGTGCCGAATTATATTTATGGCTGGGGCCGGGTTCAGGCAAAGTACGCGGTCGATAATGCCACGATAGCGAATACAGCAATGACATACACTTATGGGCCTAGAACGGTCTGGTCCGACATGGGTAAGAACGGCTCTGTCACTGGCAGGGTGACTTCCTCGGCGAATTTAACAGCAGGCATTGCGGGAGCTTATGTCGCCCTCGTAAACGCTTTGAACGTCAGCCAGGAGTATAACCATACCGTTACGGATGCTTATGGTTATTACAATTTCACGGGCGTGAATGCCACTTATAGCTCTAATCTCCAGGAGGGCCCGAACGGCCAGACGGGCCAGGACTATCAGCTAGGGAACAACATGTACAAGATATATGCTAATAAGAGCCCTTATGGTCAAGGCTATTCTGTCTCTTTTGGCATCGACACGAACCAGAGCGGCGCTACAACGACGGCAGTTGTCCTCTATGCTCCGCCTGCGAATGTTACAGGATATGGACCAGAAACCGTATGGTCGGACCTGGGCTTGACCGGGATAGCAGCGGGCAGGGTGACGCTATCGGTAAACGGATCGGCCGGTATAGCAGGAGCATATATTGCGCTCGTAAATGCATCGAATGCTAGCCAGGAATATAATCATACAATATCCGACGCCTACGGGAACTACAATTTAACCTGCATTAACGCTACGTACAGCTCGGTACTTGGCCAGGGTCCCCATGGCCAGGCAGGCCAGGACTGCATCAATGGCATGAACATGTACAAGATCTATGCAAATAAGAGCCCCTATGGCGAAGGATATTCTGGCGCGTTCGGCGTCGACGCGAACCAGAGTGGAGTTGTTACGACCTCCGTGGTCATATTCACCAAGCCCGCGAGGATCGACCTGGTCGCCGAAAGACAATATGTGGCCGCGAACAGCTCGGACAACATCACGATAACCGCGTATATGTATGACGCATTGGGCTATCCGGTCGCCGATGGCTACAATATTAACTTCACCGTCGGAAACGCCACGAACAATAGCTTCATGAAAGGCGGTTTCCAGTGGGTCCAGGGTAACGGCAGCCTGGGGAGCGCAGGCAATGAAGTTTCGCTGAATAACCTTACACAAAATAACCTTGGCGAGGCCAGCGTCCAGTATGGGTGGGTGGGTCCGTCGTACAGCGGCAACAGCTCGACGATCTGGGCGTACAGCGCGGACAATGCCAGCGTAAACGCCAGCATAATGGTTTATTTGGACTGTCAATCTTACACTTACAACCTCACAAAGGGTTGGAACATGATATCCGTGCCCCTATTCTTACAAAATGATAGCGTGGATGCTTTCTTCCCCGCGGATGTTAGGGCAAACCTCACGGATATGTGGTATTATAGCAATGGAAACTGGGTCTATTATTCCGGAACAAGAGGATATAGCCCGAAATATGCTCACCTTACGAATGTTACACCCGGACAGGGCTACTGGGTAAAACTATCGAATAATACAACATTCACCATCATCGGCTTAAACGAGGTCAGCGGCGTATCCGCGGCAGGCAGCGGCTGGACCATGTTCGGCGTGAAAGGCCTGGACTCGACGAACGCCACAACAGTCTATTCTGGTAATAAGGATATGTGGTATTACAGTAATGGCCAATGGTACTATTATAGTGCTACGCGGGGATATAGCCCGAAATATGCGCATCTGGATAGCCTTGACCCAGGAAAGGGCTATTGGGTGCATCTCTGA
- a CDS encoding peptidase M54, which translates to MASWKDLWPVPAALIIFCAAALVGLPLYMHMQVSGTTGAYAPLYLYEHSPYDTIAVEAHYEPGAAPSDNALAGLREMLEKYTGKRVEVSVYGDLPKGVVNGPITEDNVGDIGEGILENYSKVQMGWAGGTIPIYIIYVNATGPAATGGENDTVVGISYRADSFFILKNYVDSEGLEKAVLIHETGHLFGLEHDDDPNCVMSTVMLENKSWESGGGPPTDFCANHQKELADRRQDLFYNARRAITYN; encoded by the coding sequence ATGGCCTCCTGGAAAGACCTCTGGCCCGTCCCGGCCGCGCTGATCATTTTCTGCGCGGCGGCCCTCGTCGGCCTTCCCCTCTACATGCATATGCAAGTGTCGGGGACTACCGGAGCCTACGCGCCCTTGTACTTATACGAGCACTCGCCCTATGATACGATCGCCGTCGAGGCCCATTATGAGCCGGGCGCGGCGCCTTCCGATAATGCTCTCGCCGGACTCCGGGAGATGCTTGAGAAATACACGGGCAAGCGCGTCGAAGTCTCTGTATATGGCGACCTGCCAAAGGGCGTCGTCAACGGGCCCATCACCGAGGACAACGTGGGCGACATCGGGGAAGGCATCCTGGAAAATTATAGTAAGGTGCAGATGGGCTGGGCCGGCGGGACCATACCGATCTACATAATTTACGTTAACGCGACCGGCCCGGCGGCGACGGGCGGCGAGAACGACACCGTCGTGGGCATCTCCTACCGGGCCGACTCCTTCTTCATCCTCAAGAACTACGTAGACTCGGAGGGGCTGGAAAAGGCCGTGCTGATCCACGAGACGGGCCATCTATTTGGCCTGGAACACGACGACGACCCGAACTGCGTCATGAGCACCGTGATGCTGGAGAACAAGTCGTGGGAGAGCGGCGGGGGCCCGCCCACCGATTTCTGTGCTAACCATCAGAAAGAGCTTGCCGACCGGAGGCAGGACCTGTTCTATAATGCCAGGCGAGCTATAACATACAATTAA
- the glp gene encoding gephyrin-like molybdotransferase Glp: MPLKSGFRALTSIEGALNIFLNSFPPLSRVEILPLEDAGERVLASDIKAPRDVPHYDRSAMDGYAVIAADTFGSGKDAGAMLRLTTKDAIESGECRQVHTGSPMPEGADAVIMLEYVEAVGDSIEALAQVSPGQNVGRRGEDVRKGDVVFPEGRQLKPSDVGLLASMGFTEVSVYAKPRVLIIPTGEEIVPRGEEPVAGQMNESNGVMNYLYVKRFGGIPTVHSIVSDKKDELSAALREGAAYDLIVTTGGSSVGRRDLIAEVLGASGEVLVHGVAIKPGKPVALGLVRMNDKKTPIVCLPGYPAACAVDSMVFVDPAVKRLGHLPPPAYRTQKAVLTRKIFSEAGYRTYTRVSIEDGRATPMRTKGAGILSSISHADGYVVTPEDTEGREAGEEVEVAFLE, from the coding sequence ATGCCTCTCAAGTCCGGCTTTCGCGCCTTAACGAGCATCGAGGGCGCGCTCAATATCTTTTTAAATTCATTCCCGCCTCTATCGAGGGTCGAGATCCTGCCCCTGGAGGACGCGGGCGAGCGCGTGCTCGCTTCGGACATTAAGGCGCCCCGGGACGTCCCCCATTATGACAGGAGCGCCATGGACGGCTACGCCGTTATTGCGGCGGACACGTTCGGGAGCGGCAAGGACGCGGGGGCCATGCTCAGGCTCACGACAAAGGACGCCATCGAGAGCGGCGAGTGCAGGCAGGTGCACACGGGAAGCCCCATGCCGGAGGGAGCGGACGCCGTTATCATGCTCGAGTACGTCGAGGCGGTGGGCGACAGCATCGAGGCGCTCGCCCAGGTATCCCCGGGACAGAACGTCGGCCGCCGGGGCGAGGACGTCCGGAAGGGCGACGTCGTCTTCCCGGAAGGCAGGCAGCTCAAGCCTTCCGATGTGGGCCTCCTGGCCTCCATGGGCTTTACGGAAGTATCGGTCTACGCGAAGCCCCGCGTGCTCATCATACCGACCGGCGAGGAGATCGTGCCCAGGGGCGAGGAGCCGGTCGCCGGGCAGATGAACGAGAGCAACGGCGTGATGAACTACCTCTACGTGAAGCGTTTCGGGGGCATCCCGACAGTGCACTCCATCGTGTCCGATAAAAAAGACGAGCTCTCGGCGGCCCTGCGGGAAGGCGCTGCCTACGACCTTATCGTGACCACCGGCGGCAGCTCCGTTGGCAGACGCGACCTCATCGCCGAAGTGCTCGGGGCCTCGGGCGAGGTGCTGGTGCACGGCGTGGCCATCAAGCCGGGGAAGCCCGTGGCGCTGGGCCTCGTTCGCATGAACGATAAAAAAACGCCCATCGTCTGCCTGCCCGGCTATCCGGCCGCCTGCGCCGTCGACTCTATGGTCTTCGTCGATCCGGCGGTGAAGAGGCTCGGCCACCTCCCCCCGCCAGCCTACAGGACTCAGAAGGCCGTGCTGACCCGTAAGATTTTTTCGGAGGCCGGATACCGCACGTACACGCGGGTGTCCATCGAGGATGGCAGGGCCACGCCCATGAGGACAAAAGGCGCCGGCATATTAAGCTCGATCTCGCACGCGGACGGCTACGTGGTCACGCCCGAGGATACCGAAGGCCGCGAGGCCGGCGAGGAAGTTGAGGTGGCGTTCCTTGAGTAG
- a CDS encoding MFS transporter has product MALISIKNDRVTLLALSLVGFTASFTGHLISSNLGNYMGSYGSSMTVIGLVIGSLAIAEIILKTPFGILSDRIGKLKLMLGGLALLVIVSLMFPLFQTPLLLFIIRFMQGVAIAAFSTTSTALVADLFTDRKGEAMGTYNSMKGAGYALGPILGGIVTQYFNFFDTFLLCAIAAAIVLVLCLFSVRESFTPPKNKQSVGIMLKESNKLDFFSCYFIGMSGMLAFYAIVSFLPVYGTQNMIGAGVTGTILGIQAVIYVLAQYYSGKVADKFGSRLPIMIGSALLAIGLLLIALVPNPYVWGLAVIFTGLGISALWVVSNSYLAYAAPSAIMGTVMGISGTFKEVGDGGGPILIGFLGDWIGLRGAFLCILVFLAISFLMAFTLDNKVGQAKKVEEPVKAQ; this is encoded by the coding sequence ATGGCGCTTATTTCGATAAAAAATGACAGGGTCACGCTACTCGCATTGTCGCTCGTGGGCTTCACGGCCTCGTTCACGGGCCACCTGATCTCGTCGAACCTCGGCAACTACATGGGCTCCTATGGCTCGAGCATGACCGTCATCGGGCTGGTCATCGGCTCGCTCGCCATCGCGGAGATCATTCTCAAGACGCCGTTCGGCATTCTCTCGGACCGCATAGGCAAGTTAAAGCTCATGCTGGGCGGCCTGGCGCTCCTCGTCATCGTCTCTTTGATGTTCCCGCTCTTCCAGACGCCACTGCTATTATTCATCATCCGGTTCATGCAGGGCGTCGCAATCGCCGCGTTCTCCACCACGTCGACGGCCCTGGTGGCCGACCTGTTCACGGACCGCAAGGGCGAGGCCATGGGCACGTACAACTCGATGAAGGGCGCCGGATATGCCCTCGGCCCAATACTGGGCGGCATAGTCACCCAGTACTTCAACTTTTTCGACACCTTCCTATTATGCGCCATCGCCGCGGCAATCGTGCTCGTGCTCTGCTTATTCTCGGTCCGGGAAAGCTTTACGCCCCCGAAGAATAAGCAGTCCGTCGGCATCATGCTGAAGGAGAGCAACAAGCTCGACTTTTTCAGCTGCTATTTTATCGGCATGAGCGGCATGCTGGCCTTCTACGCCATCGTCTCGTTCCTGCCCGTCTACGGCACGCAGAATATGATTGGCGCCGGCGTGACCGGTACCATACTGGGCATACAGGCGGTAATCTACGTGCTGGCCCAGTACTACTCCGGCAAGGTCGCCGATAAGTTCGGCTCCCGCCTGCCCATCATGATAGGCTCGGCGCTGCTGGCCATCGGCTTGCTATTGATCGCGCTGGTGCCAAACCCGTATGTGTGGGGCCTGGCGGTCATCTTCACAGGCCTGGGCATTTCGGCCCTCTGGGTAGTCTCGAACTCGTACCTGGCCTACGCGGCCCCTTCGGCCATTATGGGCACCGTCATGGGCATTTCGGGCACCTTCAAGGAGGTCGGCGACGGCGGCGGCCCAATTTTAATCGGCTTCCTGGGCGACTGGATCGGCCTGAGGGGCGCGTTCCTGTGCATCCTCGTCTTCCTGGCCATATCGTTCCTCATGGCGTTCACGCTGGATAATAAAGTCGGCCAGGCAAAGAAAGTAGAGGAGCCAGTAAAGGCACAGTAA
- a CDS encoding YkgJ family cysteine cluster protein: MAGEAEPLSIEDLCAACHPDRCCTRFLWVSAGDVERWKAEARQDILSHIRPRIVEGKQIYEVISPGRSCFFLKDGRCSIHGTKPIVCRNFLCLRGLELKARNNW, encoded by the coding sequence ATGGCAGGGGAAGCGGAGCCGTTATCGATCGAGGACCTGTGCGCAGCGTGCCACCCGGACCGCTGCTGCACGCGCTTCCTGTGGGTGTCGGCCGGGGACGTGGAGCGCTGGAAGGCCGAAGCCCGGCAGGATATTCTATCGCACATCCGGCCACGGATAGTCGAAGGAAAGCAGATCTACGAGGTCATATCGCCCGGGCGCTCTTGCTTTTTTTTAAAGGACGGCCGGTGCTCCATCCATGGGACGAAGCCCATCGTGTGCCGTAACTTTCTATGCCTCAGGGGACTGGAGCTGAAGGCGAGAAATAACTGGTAA
- a CDS encoding phosphate ABC transporter ATP-binding protein — MIAARGLGWSVDGRIILRNIDLEVRDGETLALVGPSGSGKTSLIRILGMLNTDYEGRVTIDGSDIRSGNMALRRSMAMVFQKPVVFSMSVYENVAYGLRLRRVPKYEIDARVKEVLALLDMSGKEKEYARHLSGGEAQRIAFARAYVVKPKVLFLDEPTANLDRHNVAIIEKAVKDINDRYGTTVVMVTHSLAQAKRLADRIGVMIDGELVEVGGVSDILERPSDPRAKAFVSGDMVF; from the coding sequence ATGATCGCCGCCAGAGGGCTGGGCTGGAGCGTAGACGGCCGGATTATACTGAGGAATATCGACCTGGAGGTCCGCGACGGCGAGACCCTGGCCCTCGTCGGGCCAAGCGGCTCGGGCAAGACGTCCCTCATCCGTATCCTGGGCATGCTCAATACCGATTATGAGGGGCGGGTAACGATCGACGGCAGCGACATCCGCAGCGGCAATATGGCATTGAGGCGGTCCATGGCCATGGTATTCCAGAAGCCCGTCGTGTTCTCCATGAGCGTCTACGAGAACGTCGCGTACGGCCTCCGGCTGAGGCGCGTGCCGAAATATGAGATCGACGCCCGCGTGAAGGAAGTCCTGGCCCTGCTGGACATGTCGGGCAAGGAAAAGGAGTATGCCCGGCACCTCTCGGGCGGAGAGGCGCAGCGCATAGCTTTCGCCAGGGCATACGTGGTCAAGCCAAAGGTCCTCTTTTTAGATGAGCCGACGGCCAACCTGGACCGCCATAACGTGGCGATCATCGAGAAGGCAGTGAAGGACATTAACGACCGCTACGGGACGACGGTGGTCATGGTCACCCACAGCCTGGCCCAGGCGAAGAGGCTGGCCGACAGAATAGGCGTGATGATCGACGGGGAGCTCGTGGAAGTCGGCGGCGTTTCCGACATCCTGGAGAGGCCGTCCGATCCGCGGGCGAAGGCGTTCGTCAGCGGCGACATGGTATTTTAA
- a CDS encoding DUF1786 domain-containing protein, with product MGSGTQDILLTDERLNFYGKLVMPAPTQLYAAAVRKARKDIFCDGYTMGGGAISGALIRHEEKYRVMMTPDAARTIRDDLEQVKARGIEVGTEGDMKKPYLKLTLRDVDMASFKEAFTGMGYSFPEKPAVAVAVQDHGVAPKGVSDRQFRFGQFGRKIKKGATFRDFVFTKKTPEFSRVSAVIQSLNDEGYEDVLVMDTKIAGIFGGLHGEPLPAVAIDVGNGHTTAATVAEDGTIVGVFETHTADLTPKKMARYVRKLADGTLTNGEIFDEGGHGAFIREPVTPKAVIATGPRRDMALKMKMKMPVRPASPLDDVYMAGPVGMAGAYKALYH from the coding sequence GTGGGCTCGGGGACGCAGGACATTCTTTTAACGGACGAACGTTTAAACTTTTATGGCAAGCTGGTGATGCCGGCGCCCACGCAGCTCTATGCGGCCGCCGTGCGAAAGGCCCGAAAAGACATTTTTTGCGATGGCTATACTATGGGAGGCGGGGCCATCAGCGGCGCCCTCATACGGCATGAGGAGAAATACAGGGTCATGATGACCCCGGATGCGGCCCGCACCATCCGCGACGACCTGGAGCAGGTCAAAGCGCGGGGCATCGAGGTCGGCACTGAGGGGGACATGAAGAAGCCATACCTGAAGCTTACGCTCCGCGACGTCGACATGGCCTCGTTCAAGGAAGCGTTCACGGGGATGGGATATTCATTCCCCGAAAAGCCCGCCGTGGCCGTGGCCGTGCAGGACCACGGCGTGGCGCCGAAGGGGGTGAGCGACCGGCAGTTCCGGTTCGGGCAGTTCGGCCGCAAGATCAAAAAGGGCGCCACTTTCCGTGACTTCGTATTCACCAAAAAGACGCCTGAGTTTTCCAGGGTAAGCGCCGTCATTCAAAGCCTGAACGACGAGGGCTACGAGGACGTCCTGGTCATGGACACGAAGATCGCCGGGATATTTGGCGGCCTTCACGGGGAGCCCCTGCCGGCGGTCGCCATCGACGTGGGCAACGGCCACACCACGGCCGCCACGGTGGCTGAGGACGGCACCATCGTGGGCGTGTTCGAGACACACACCGCTGACCTGACACCTAAAAAGATGGCGCGCTATGTTCGAAAGCTGGCCGACGGCACGCTCACGAACGGGGAGATATTCGACGAGGGCGGCCACGGTGCCTTTATCAGGGAACCCGTCACGCCGAAGGCCGTTATCGCGACAGGGCCCCGGCGGGATATGGCCCTGAAGATGAAAATGAAGATGCCCGTAAGGCCGGCCTCGCCGCTGGACGACGTGTACATGGCCGGGCCGGTGGGCATGGCCGGGGCATACAAGGCCCTATACCATTAA
- a CDS encoding ABC transporter permease: MGYIIDGIIQAAVLITSLNPEIMDIASLSLQVSGTSTIIASLVGIPLGALITLNEFPLKRLLKNLIFTLMGLPPVVAGLFVFLILSRSGPLGSFGLLFTPTAMVIAQVILILPIITGLTITATKAVDPSVIDTAISLGADRMHTAVITLGEARQAIVVAVLAGFGRAIAEVGAVMIVGGDIQWSTRVLTTSIVLETRMGDFGKAIALGIILLALSFVVNLAVNLIQGEKA; encoded by the coding sequence TTGGGATATATCATCGATGGCATCATCCAGGCAGCCGTTCTAATCACCAGCCTCAACCCGGAGATCATGGACATCGCATCCCTTTCTCTCCAGGTATCCGGGACGTCCACCATCATCGCTTCGCTCGTGGGCATACCGCTCGGAGCGCTCATAACCCTGAACGAGTTTCCCCTCAAGAGGCTTCTAAAGAACCTCATCTTCACGCTCATGGGCCTTCCCCCGGTCGTGGCGGGCCTGTTCGTCTTCCTGATCCTGTCCCGGTCGGGGCCGCTGGGGTCGTTCGGCCTGCTATTCACGCCTACCGCCATGGTCATCGCCCAGGTCATACTGATTCTGCCCATTATCACTGGCCTGACCATCACGGCCACGAAGGCCGTGGACCCGTCGGTCATCGATACGGCCATATCGCTGGGCGCCGACCGGATGCATACGGCCGTCATCACGCTGGGCGAGGCTCGGCAGGCGATCGTCGTCGCCGTCCTGGCCGGTTTCGGCCGGGCGATAGCGGAAGTCGGCGCCGTCATGATCGTGGGCGGCGATATCCAGTGGAGCACCAGGGTGCTCACCACGTCCATCGTGCTGGAGACCCGGATGGGCGATTTCGGCAAGGCCATCGCCCTGGGTATCATCCTGCTGGCGCTTTCTTTCGTCGTGAACCTGGCAGTGAACCTTATCCAGGGGGAGAAGGCATGA
- a CDS encoding molybdopterin biosynthesis protein: MSSRKEFRTLVSLEDARKALEPFYRHTVESVPLGECYDRVLAEDVYSKVDVPGFDRASMDGYAVKAADTWGADEEAPKTLRLIGIVHAGDRPGIVIKEGTAADIATGAVMPAGANAVVMVENTDTQDSLVNVRKPVTPGENVMHTGADVMMGELVLREGTTLTSREVSVLAAVGLDKVAVYKKPVVAILSTGNELSPPGTHLEPGQIFDVNAYAIGAGVEESGGVPLYSGIIRDTPEAFMKGVLDAVMKADIVLTSGSTSAGASDMMFSTVGSVGRVLVHGIKIKPGKPTIIGEAEGKPFIGLPGYPSSALTIFNEVVAPLIRHNSGRKGRTIKEVPARMALRVTAEGGREVLQPVGLLRMPGGLAAYPIEKGSGAVTGLLDADGYVEIGEDVHVLEEGEQVKVRLFSDEVTFPDLLIIGSHCLGIDVVARMMAARGFTVRSVNVGSAGGLRALRKGIADVAGIHLLDEAGTYNESFVRDIPGVLLVKGYIREQGLIVAKGNPLNIKGVPDLAGKRFINRTKGSGTRTLLDLELARLAEKRHRTLKALADAMPGYDVEAKTHSAVASAILTGKADVGLGIKTVADQNGLGFIPLRDEEYDFAVQRSRMDKPAVKAFLDIIGSSGFKKSIEKLGYRPRP, from the coding sequence TTGAGTAGCAGAAAAGAGTTCAGGACCTTAGTGTCGCTGGAGGACGCACGCAAAGCGCTGGAGCCGTTCTACCGGCATACCGTGGAAAGCGTGCCGCTGGGCGAATGCTACGACCGCGTGCTGGCGGAGGACGTGTACTCGAAGGTGGACGTGCCGGGGTTCGACAGGGCGTCCATGGACGGCTATGCCGTGAAGGCGGCGGACACCTGGGGCGCGGACGAGGAGGCGCCGAAAACCCTCAGGCTCATTGGCATCGTCCACGCGGGTGACAGGCCAGGCATCGTCATAAAAGAGGGCACGGCCGCCGATATCGCAACGGGCGCCGTCATGCCCGCGGGGGCCAACGCGGTCGTCATGGTCGAGAACACGGACACGCAGGATAGCCTGGTCAACGTCCGAAAGCCCGTCACGCCCGGCGAGAACGTCATGCATACCGGGGCCGACGTGATGATGGGAGAGCTGGTACTTCGGGAAGGGACGACGCTCACGTCCCGAGAAGTGAGTGTCCTGGCAGCCGTAGGGCTGGATAAGGTCGCCGTCTACAAAAAGCCCGTCGTGGCCATCCTGTCTACGGGCAATGAGCTCTCTCCTCCCGGCACGCATCTCGAGCCAGGCCAGATCTTCGACGTCAACGCCTACGCCATCGGCGCCGGCGTGGAGGAGAGCGGCGGCGTGCCTTTATATTCAGGCATCATCCGGGACACGCCCGAGGCGTTCATGAAAGGCGTGCTGGACGCCGTCATGAAGGCGGACATAGTCCTGACGTCGGGGAGCACATCGGCCGGGGCCTCCGATATGATGTTCTCCACCGTGGGCTCGGTGGGCCGGGTCCTCGTCCACGGCATTAAAATAAAGCCGGGCAAGCCCACCATCATAGGCGAGGCCGAGGGCAAGCCCTTCATCGGCCTCCCGGGTTATCCCTCGTCGGCCCTGACGATCTTCAACGAGGTCGTCGCCCCCCTCATACGGCATAACAGCGGCCGTAAGGGCCGGACAATTAAAGAAGTGCCCGCCCGGATGGCGTTGAGAGTTACGGCCGAAGGCGGCCGGGAGGTGCTCCAGCCCGTGGGACTGCTGAGGATGCCCGGCGGGCTGGCCGCCTACCCGATCGAAAAGGGCTCCGGCGCCGTGACGGGCCTGCTGGACGCGGACGGCTACGTCGAGATCGGCGAGGACGTGCACGTGCTCGAAGAGGGCGAGCAGGTTAAAGTGCGCCTGTTCTCCGACGAGGTCACATTCCCCGATCTCTTAATAATCGGCAGCCACTGCCTGGGAATAGACGTCGTCGCCCGCATGATGGCCGCCCGGGGCTTCACGGTCCGCTCTGTCAACGTCGGCTCCGCGGGAGGCCTGCGAGCCCTGCGCAAGGGCATCGCGGACGTCGCCGGCATCCACCTCCTGGACGAGGCGGGCACGTACAACGAGTCCTTCGTCCGGGACATTCCCGGGGTCCTTCTGGTGAAGGGCTACATCCGGGAGCAGGGGCTCATCGTGGCGAAGGGTAACCCGCTGAATATAAAAGGCGTCCCGGACCTGGCCGGAAAGCGTTTCATTAATAGGACGAAAGGCTCAGGCACGCGGACCCTGCTCGACCTGGAGCTTGCCAGGCTGGCGGAGAAACGCCATAGGACGCTTAAGGCGCTGGCCGACGCTATGCCCGGCTACGACGTGGAAGCGAAGACGCACAGCGCCGTGGCCTCGGCCATACTGACCGGAAAGGCCGACGTGGGCCTCGGGATCAAAACGGTCGCCGACCAGAACGGCCTGGGTTTCATACCTCTCCGGGACGAGGAATACGATTTCGCCGTGCAGAGAAGCCGCATGGACAAGCCGGCGGTTAAGGCGTTCCTCGATATCATCGGCTCGTCCGGGTTCAAAAAGAGTATTGAAAAGCTGGGATACCGGCCCCGCCCTTGA